One region of Haloprofundus salilacus genomic DNA includes:
- a CDS encoding helix-turn-helix domain-containing protein: MATEATFTVPSDQFPLGTVFHQLPNVNVKLERLIPAQDVVIPYFWVRGTKVDDIESAFTEHPGVKEIRLVDSVEDEYLLRVEWALDYNDVLTILAETEVPLIEATGTNQQWTFEIRGDDRSNIAAFQRRCRELEIPITLTKLHALTPVETATEGVLTDTQQEALVLAYERGYFESPREVTLADLGEELGISQQAVGSRLRGGFKHVLGNTLSALTVRS, encoded by the coding sequence ATGGCTACTGAGGCGACGTTCACGGTTCCGTCAGACCAGTTCCCCTTGGGGACAGTGTTCCACCAACTGCCGAACGTGAATGTTAAGCTGGAGCGACTGATTCCCGCACAAGACGTGGTGATCCCCTACTTCTGGGTGCGGGGAACCAAAGTCGACGACATCGAGAGCGCGTTCACCGAGCACCCAGGCGTGAAGGAGATTCGGCTCGTTGACTCTGTTGAAGACGAGTACCTGTTACGCGTCGAGTGGGCGCTGGACTACAACGACGTGCTAACCATACTGGCGGAGACAGAGGTTCCACTGATCGAGGCCACCGGTACAAACCAACAGTGGACGTTCGAGATCCGCGGTGATGATCGAAGTAACATCGCCGCCTTTCAACGACGGTGTCGAGAGCTTGAGATCCCGATCACGTTGACGAAGTTGCACGCACTTACGCCGGTTGAGACGGCGACTGAAGGCGTCCTCACTGACACCCAGCAAGAGGCGCTGGTGCTTGCCTACGAGCGTGGCTACTTCGAGTCACCCCGCGAGGTCACGTTGGCAGACCTCGGCGAGGAACTCGGCATCTCACAGCAGGCCGTCGGCTCCCGCCTCCGAGGGGGGTTCAAGCACGTCCTCGGGAACACGCTCTCCGCCCTTACAGTCCGATCCTAA
- a CDS encoding HNH endonuclease, with product MSDVIDHTDKEALKELYYGEGLSVNEIADRSAVTYPTVIHWMDKHGIERRSQGGGKHENTPWRDEPRLRQLHHEEELTVPEIAEELDTTDTTIQTWLRRHDIENQTNDIKRRRRMWADPEELRRLYHDEELSLREVGEVFGVDRDRVRSEMDRHGIPRRSRLVAVRNTYATFRIDDAGYEGWSSRHRGKYEFLRVHRLLAIAKGYDAHKVFSGDYHVHHINGVKWDNRPDNIELLKHSEHTRYHHQKLTGLDRLRVAELYEHGKEASYTIGRQFGVSSNTVLEIHREFFGTPVSTAE from the coding sequence ATGAGTGACGTAATCGACCACACAGACAAGGAAGCCCTCAAAGAGCTCTACTACGGCGAAGGGCTATCCGTGAACGAAATCGCAGATAGGTCTGCCGTCACGTACCCAACAGTCATCCACTGGATGGATAAGCATGGTATCGAGCGACGGTCGCAAGGTGGGGGAAAGCACGAGAACACCCCCTGGAGAGACGAACCTCGTCTGCGCCAGTTGCATCACGAAGAGGAACTTACAGTGCCTGAGATAGCGGAGGAATTGGACACCACCGACACCACCATCCAAACATGGCTACGCCGTCACGATATCGAAAACCAGACGAACGACATCAAGCGACGGCGGCGAATGTGGGCCGATCCCGAGGAATTGCGGCGACTGTACCACGATGAGGAGCTGAGTCTTCGAGAGGTTGGAGAGGTGTTCGGAGTAGATCGGGACCGTGTTCGGTCAGAGATGGATCGGCACGGAATTCCGCGCCGGTCTCGCCTCGTCGCGGTGCGCAACACGTACGCTACGTTCCGTATAGATGATGCTGGATACGAGGGTTGGTCATCGAGGCATCGTGGGAAATATGAGTTTCTCCGAGTCCACCGATTGCTTGCCATCGCGAAAGGCTACGACGCTCACAAGGTCTTTTCTGGGGACTACCACGTCCACCACATCAACGGCGTCAAGTGGGACAACCGCCCCGACAACATCGAGCTTCTAAAGCATAGTGAACACACCAGATACCACCATCAGAAGTTAACCGGACTCGACCGTCTCCGAGTAGCTGAACTCTATGAACATGGCAAAGAGGCGAGCTACACGATCGGGAGGCAGTTTGGCGTCAGCAGCAACACGGTGTTAGAGATTCACCGAGAGTTCTTCGGAACACCTGTCTCCACGGCAGAGTAG
- a CDS encoding HNH endonuclease, whose amino-acid sequence MSARVAAKLFEAHRSDKRRYCTGSCQAKHVVAYGEDHPNWKGGVATRGWRWRTVSNCVRRRDEHSCRVCGRKKSKSGRRHHVHHIIPEDSIPDDLDIHAETNLVTVCVACHKKLERLEPTRQLALIGVDSREELLFSNDVRAWVNSLVEDKPSQEELTEEASRAFIGIDESWTILADFAGDDDVSPTDDEIAVANARSLLSDYEDVDTETRHGAIKHAIGELENARRELPDER is encoded by the coding sequence TTGAGTGCGAGGGTTGCGGCGAAACTTTTTGAGGCCCACCGTTCGGACAAACGCAGGTACTGTACCGGTAGCTGCCAAGCGAAACACGTCGTCGCGTACGGTGAAGACCACCCGAACTGGAAAGGCGGCGTCGCTACTCGCGGTTGGCGCTGGAGAACGGTTTCCAATTGTGTTCGCCGTCGCGATGAGCACTCCTGCCGTGTTTGTGGACGTAAGAAATCAAAAAGTGGACGTCGGCATCACGTTCACCATATCATTCCCGAGGATTCCATCCCAGACGACCTCGATATCCACGCAGAGACGAATCTTGTGACGGTGTGTGTTGCCTGTCACAAGAAACTCGAACGGCTTGAACCGACGCGACAACTTGCGCTGATCGGTGTCGACAGTCGGGAAGAACTTCTATTCAGCAATGATGTCCGGGCGTGGGTCAACTCGCTTGTAGAGGACAAACCGTCGCAGGAAGAACTCACCGAAGAAGCATCACGGGCGTTCATTGGTATCGACGAGTCGTGGACGATACTCGCCGATTTCGCAGGTGACGATGACGTAAGTCCTACCGATGACGAAATTGCCGTTGCGAACGCGCGGTCGCTTCTCTCCGACTATGAGGACGTCGACACCGAAACACGCCACGGCGCCATCAAACACGCCATTGGGGAACTCGAAAACGCACGGAGGGAACTCCCCGATGAGCGCTGA
- a CDS encoding CARDB domain-containing protein: protein MRKQVSVLLVVLLVLVTAPAAAAPGDGNGNAPLGDHLTVTVDGDRALDAGESGQINVTVKNTGKQTVETVKIVVHNADEELGVEDGSTLRVQNLSGGSETTMPISIDAAEGATADGEYDLTITVEDGDGDIHDVTSTTVDVEYDVCIDPEAGFWDKWGENCENQWFDWF from the coding sequence ATGAGAAAACAGGTTTCGGTGCTTCTCGTCGTCCTTCTAGTCCTCGTGACAGCGCCTGCGGCTGCGGCTCCCGGAGACGGCAACGGGAATGCGCCCCTCGGTGACCACCTAACGGTCACCGTCGACGGAGATCGTGCGCTCGACGCGGGCGAATCGGGCCAGATCAATGTGACGGTGAAGAACACTGGAAAGCAGACAGTTGAAACCGTCAAGATTGTCGTCCACAACGCTGACGAGGAGCTCGGCGTTGAGGACGGATCGACCCTCCGTGTTCAGAATCTCAGTGGCGGCAGCGAGACCACTATGCCGATATCTATCGATGCTGCAGAAGGCGCAACTGCGGACGGAGAATACGACCTCACAATCACTGTCGAAGATGGAGACGGCGATATTCACGATGTCACGTCAACGACGGTCGACGTCGAGTATGATGTCTGCATTGACCCCGAGGCAGGGTTCTGGGATAAGTGGGGGGAAAATTGCGAGAATCAGTGGTTTGACTGGTTCTGA